The following proteins are encoded in a genomic region of Penaeus chinensis breed Huanghai No. 1 chromosome 10, ASM1920278v2, whole genome shotgun sequence:
- the LOC125030006 gene encoding tyrosine-protein phosphatase non-receptor type 23-like isoform X3 — MEAVPRLPMLSFELKQSAENAEFGPKLKQYIRDHYNEDPDGYSAEIHELEGLRASAIHASRDFTGCSTLKKYYCQLHYLLSRFPLNENSSIAVTFNWYDIYSSMVYNVTDIKYEMACILYNIGALHTELGAMDARNTPDGMKISCTHFQCAAWAFQHLRDTYPQPRESDLSPTLLTFLYNVSLAQAQECILEKSMTDNRKPTIIAKVAMQVVEYLKTAMNNLGSSKSPDSTVTEIAGSRKIKMWRRYCEFKMAYHGAVALLYQGMQAEEQQKMGERVAYYQAAVDMLKEASKLAKNLDQQELIGESLTFSHDVMGGKLTAAQKENEFVYHEKVPAATTLPEVKGASLVKGIPFSVTDPEVAGQDIFIKLVPMEAHQASSMYSEEKAKLLRRIGSAIQEKNEELESYLASMQLDTLTLDTGSENLPQELIECCADLSASSGVQKLTDIMAKISSFYHDINASLKEITRLIEEEEEKEKEFLAMMGKRAPNMIVGELKREANKYREAHQSAQDNNTALHRAITSHLANLQLLTKPLDQVASAIPSVASVEAQGDLATKQEVKRLLGKVKEMRTQRAQLESQLRTDIQNDDITKQLVTNQDDTEEFFKNELKKHDRLVLGLEKNMSAQANILQALSEANAAYATTRRLTNQAQAQRSETLSSLLASYNAYLNILKKAEDAQEFYHKLEGQVSKLASRVKSVCRVQDEEREEMLSANVKKFTGGVPPAKPIREGSIEAPGSSTSGPKLKDFLQHMKGGPGMAGVVPGVGAGASAQVHPGYGYHDPSGSYASSMRPAPLGSEQSEAMTSCSQAGGYSANYSSQSAAYRPSAPSPVPSPAPQSSGSPYKVPTTTATYSAPGHYYGSQQMGATPYSTGASASGYPSSMGAGAAASSTVTASVSESATPYNTASSAHSSNIYNMSQAGSQPQYGYSGGYSYYGQQSVGAASSVNTSTAVSGGTQHSGATASPRSQAHQYGYGSTYPPGVASGTSSSSSRAVEGTRTAGSTGEGGPSVVQKDTRNMGQNYFGYYQQPSGTPAVPATAVTAVTTASAGSTQQGYPTTTAGGNSYYYPPYSYQYPSAQATSPAPAAMYSQAGSYYSSNMSPDSNNQSGGVVYSNQTPYAGYAKSPYSNQHPGAQGDASYQNSAGSNFASGAYGNSASGSTQAGAYPQSKTATSQAVPITTTGTQVPQWNMYASYPQSGITSISSSQAGSPGTFGTQSSSQSSPSVSAKFTTSQTGASTVPSQAYSTPVVVTANATNTHYSETMMYNQNYQTWAQYGSHQPQQPQQPQQPQQPQQPQQPQQPQQPQQPQQPQQPQQPQQPQQPHQQAYQAQYPMGQKPQMQQAHPQQPQHQPVPQQSQPQSQQQQYQPQQPTSHLPQVQPLQPQQPSVQPQTQPLQPQPLQPQKQQPQQVPPAAGATSSIAPSVSSVTSGISNLDLLSGIELTSPPGSQWSPLTPQPAASGVQKAADVVGSMGAAASAGASSAPDVTSAAGAVADASQPPPASSSNLPNVVSSNTASNSSNVVPSSLLDLTALAKNRKPSAVDPLTDDQTLKRLAGETERLSKIVEGLDRKSLNGPTNLDRKWKELQDVVEKECGELKVSVARCYPLKNRFADILPYDHTRVTLPSARDDYINASFVQLKSTEESFPLILTQAPMSATFVDFWTMVWEQQVEIIVCLNSEAEVKGQTYWPGEVGSSCDYGQITISLHSCRDAGSPVSLQRVLHATHRTSKVTRVIIHLQFLGWPPSAMPESPGPLLQFISEVHTFQRQQRNKLRAIVVQCVPGLGRSTVFSILSAYMRELHSNGILLDLTSLLVELSRQRRGGIQDKDHLYFLFSAALYYSQDVLMKRGILTNKATFEEGPREKTHVRHPSADLLSSYDLSRLKSKLGLDQECGKARSEGECSRSNSASSLLSNGSSAGIDLVGEGQRESSQEPSSSSALEVPETSVGGDGSEADGSLDKEEESALDSKLNTRAVKVGGLLDTDLSSLAPSLAASLDPQQFKIDPPVPGKPSKITKESFENPSGPLKIPDDPTDPFSGLDPLWSHKKS, encoded by the exons ATGGAGGCAGTCCCGCGACTGCCTATGTTAAGCTTCGAGCTTAAACAAAGTGCAGAAAACGCAGAATTTGGACCTAAATTGAAGCAG TACATTCGTGACCATTATAATGAAGACCCAGACGGTTATAGTGCTGAGATCCATGAGCTGGAGGGCCTGCGAGCCAGTGCCATCCATGCTTCAAGGGACTTCACAGGGTGCTCCACCCTCAAGAAATACTACTGCCAGCTGCACTATCTCCTCTCCAGATTCCCACTGAATGAGAACTCGAGCATTGCTGTAACATTTAATTG GTATGACATTTATTCTAGCATGGTGTATAATGTCACAGACATTAAGTATGAAATGGCCTGCATCCTTTATAATATTGGGGCTCTGCATACTGAACTAGGGGCCATGGATGCCAGAAATACACCAGATGGGATGAAAATAAGTTGTACACATTTCCAGTGTGCAGCTTGGGCATTTCAG CATCTGCGAGACACGTATCCGCAACCACGGGAGTCAGACCTAAGTCCAACGTTGTTGACCTTTTTGTACAATGTTTCACTAGCTCAAGCTCAGGAATGTATTCTTGAGAAGAGCATGACAGACAACCGCAAGCCAACAATTATTG CAAAAGTTGCAATGCAAGTTGTGGAATACCTGAAAACTGCAATGAACAACCTTGGATCCTCAAAGTCTCCAGATTCAACAGTGACAGAAATAGCAGGATCTCGAAAAATTAAG ATGTGGAGAAGATACTGTGAATTTAAGATGGCATACCATGGAGCAGTTGCCCTTTTATACCAAGGAATGCAAGCTGAGGAAcaacagaaaatgggagagagggttGCCTACTACCAAGCAGCAGTTGACATGCTAAAGGAGGCCTCCAAATTGGCCAAGAACTTAGATCAGCAGGAG CTTATAGGAGAAAGTCTTACCTTCTCCCATGACGTGATGGGAGGAAAGCTAACTGCAGCCCAGAAGGAGAATGAATTTGTGTACCATGAAAAGGTTCCTGCTGCCACAACACTCCCTGAAGTCAAGGGTGCATCACTAGTGAAGGGAATCCCTTTTAGTGTGACAGACCCTGAAGTTGCCGGCCAAGACATCTTCATCAAGCTTGTACCCATGGAAGCTCATCAGGCTTCTTCTATGTACAG TGAGGAAAAAGCCAAGTTGCTGCGACGAATTGGGTCAGCTATccaggagaagaatgaagagctAGAAAGTTACCTAGCTTCCATGCAGTTAGACACTTTGACGCTAGACACAGGATCAGAAAACCTTCCCCAG GAACTGATTGAGTGCTGTGCAGATCTCAGTGCAAGTAGTGGTGTACAGAAGCTCACAGATATCATGGCAAAGATATCTAGCTTCTATCATGATATAAATGCTTCTCTCAAGGAAATCACCAGACTCATTGAG gaagaagaggagaaggagaaggagttccTTGCTATGATGGGAAAGCGAGCCCCGAACATGATAGTGGGAGAGCTCAAACGTGAGGCCAACAAGTATCGAGAGGCCCATCAGAGCGCCCAGGACAACAACACAGCCTTGCACAGAGCCATTACATCACACCTGGCCAACCTTCAGTTACTTACCAAACCTTTGGACCAGGTAGCTTCTGCCATCCCGTCTGTGGCCAGTGTGGAAG CTCAAGGTGACCTGGCCACAAAGCAGGAGGTGAAGCGTCTGTTGGGCAAAGTAAAGGAGATGCGCACACAAAGGGCACAGCTAGAGTCTCAGCTGAGAACAGACATTCAGAACGATGATATCACAAAGCAGTTGGTGACCAACCAGGATGACACTGAAGAATTCTTCAAGAATGAATTGAAAAAACATGACAGATTG GTTTtaggtttagaaaaaaatatgtctgCCCAAGCCAATATCCTGCAAGCTCTCTCAGAAGCCAATGCTGCTTATGCCACCACCCGTCGCCTTACCAATCAGGCTCAGGCACAGAGATCAGAGACTCTGTCATCTCTGTTGGCATCGTATAATGCGTACCTCAATATACTTAAGAAAGCTGAAGATGCTCAAGAGTTTTACCATAAGCTGGAGGGACAAGTAAGCAAGCTTGCATCTCGGGTTAAGTCTGTCTGTAGGGTGCAGGATGAGGAACGAGAGGAGATGCTCTCAGCAAATGTTAAGAAGTTCACAGGTGGTGTGCCTCCAGCCAAGCCCATAAGAGAAGGAAGCATAGAAGCACCAGGAAGCTCCACAAGTGGCCCAAAACTAAAAGATTTCTTACAGCATATGAAGGGAGGCCCAGGGATGGCAGGTGTGGTTCCAGGAGTTGGTGCTGGAGCGTCGGCACAGGTGCATCCGGGGTATGGATATCATGACCCCAGTGGCTCTTATGCCAGTAGTATGAGGCCTGCCCCACTGGGATCAGAACAGAGTGAAGCTATGACATCCTGCAGTCAAGCTGGAGGATATTCAGCAAATTACTCTAGCCAGTCAGCAGCATACCGTCCATCTGCTCCCTCCCCAGTTCCTTCCCCAGCCCCTCAGAGCTCAGGCTCACCTTATAAAGTTCCCACAACAACTGCCACTTACAGTGCTCCAGGTCACTATTATGGTAGTCAGCAAATGGGTGCTACTCCATACTCTACTGGTGCATCGGCATCAGGTTACCCCTCTAGTATGGGAGCAGGTGCTGCTGCATCATCAACAGTAACAGCTTCAGTTAGTGAATCAGCCACTCCTTATAACACAGCAAGCAGTGCTCATTCCTCTAATATCTATAATATGAGCCAAGCAGGAAGTCAGCCTCAGTATGGATATAGTGGAGGATATTCTTATTATGGACAACAAAGTGTAGGAGCTGCATCTTCTGTGAATACGTCAACAGCTGTTAGTGGTGGAACTCAACATAGTGGAGCCACAGCATCCCCACGTAGTCAGGCCCATCAATATGGTTATGGTTCCACTTACCCACCAGGTGTTGCGTCAGGcactagcagcagcagtagcagagcTGTGGAAGGAACAAGGACTGCAGGAAGCACAGGTGAGGGAGGCCCATCTGTGGTTCAGAAGGACACAAGAAATATGGGTCAGAATTACTTTGGGTATTATCAGCAACCATCTGGGACCCCTGCAGTACCAGCTACAGCAGTGACTGCAGTTACAACAGCTTCTGCTGGGAGTACTCAGCAGGGATATCCTACAACTACAGCAGGTGGTAACAGTTACTATTATCCTCCATATTCCTATCAGTACCCAAGTGCACAGGCCACCAGTCCTGCACCTGCTGCAATGTATAGTCAGGCAGGCTCTTATTATTCATCAAATATGAGTCCAGACTCAAATAATCAATCAGGAGGTGTTGTATATTCCAACCAGACTCCTTATGCAGGCTATGCCAAATCACCATATAGCAACCAACATCCTGGGGCACAAGGGGATGCATCATACCAGAATTCTGCTGGATCAAACTTTGCTTCAGGTGCATATGGCAATTCAGCAAGTGGTAGTACCCAAGCAGGAGCTTATCCACAGTCCAAAACAGCAACATCCCAAGCTGTGCCCATAACTACAACAGGAACTCAGGTGCCACAGTGGAATATGTATGCCAGTTACCCGCAGTCAGGCATTACATCTATCAGCAGCAGCCAAGCAGGAAGTCCTGGAACATTTGGCACCCAGAGTTCTTCACAGAGCTCACCCTCAGTGTCAGCTAAATTTACCACATCTCAGACAGGTGCATCAACAGTGCCTTCTCAAGCTTATTCAACACCTGTTGTAGTCACAGCTAATGCAACTAATACTCATTACAGTGAGACCATGATGTATAATCAGAATTATCAGACTTGGGCACAGTATGGCTCCCATCAGCCtcagcagccacagcagccacagcagccacaGCAACCACAGCAACCACAGCAACCACAGCAACCACAGCAACCACAGCAACCACAGCAACCACAACAGccacagcagccacagcagccacaGCAACCTCACCAACAGGCATATCAGGCACAGTATCCAATGGGTCAGAAGCCTCAGATGCAGCAAGCCCATCCCCAACAGCCTCAGCATCAACCTGTACCTCAGCAGTCACAGCCTCAGTCACAGCAGCAGCAATATCAACCACAGCAACCAACATCACACCTACCACAAGTGCAACCTCTACAGCCCCAGCAACCATCAGTGCAACCACAAACACAGCCTCTTCAGCCACAACCCCTTCAACCACAGAAGCAGCAGCCACAGCAGGTACCACCTGCTGCTGGAGCCACATCCTCCATTGCCCCATCCGTTTCATCTGTTACTTCAGGCATATCAAACTTGGACCTCTTGTCAGGCATTGAGCTAACTTCACCACCTGGCTCACAGTGGTCGCCCCTAACTCCACAGCCAGCGGCCTCTGGAGTCCAAAAGGCTGCTGATGTTGTGGGTTCTATGGGAGCAGCAGCTTCAGCTGGAGCATCTTCAGCACCTGATGTGACTTCTGCTGCAGGGGCAGTTGCCGACGCTAGCCAGCCTCCTCCAGCCAGTAGCAGCAACCTTCCAAATGTGGTGTCCAGT AACACAGCCTCAAACAGCTCGAATGTGGTTCCCTCAAGCCTCCTTGACCTCACTGCCTTAGCTAAG AATCGTAAGCCGTCTGCTGTCGATCCCTTAACTGATGACCAGACACTCAAGAGGCTTGCTGGTGAAACGGAGAGGCTGAGCAAGATTGTGGAAGGGTTGGATCGCAAGTCTCTAAATGGCCCAACGAACCTCGATAGAAAATGGAAGGAACTCCAGGATGTTGTG GAGAAGGAATGTGGCGAATTGAAAGTGTCAGTTGCACGGTGCTATCCTCTTAAAAATAGATTTGCTGATATTCTTCCTTATGACCATACTAGAGTTACTCTTCCCTCAGCTAGAGATGACTACATCAATGCCTCTTTTGTACAG TTAAAATCTACTGAAGAAAGTTTCCCACTTATCCTAACCCAAGCACCCATGTCTGCTACATTTGTGGACTTCTGGACAATGGTGTGGGAACAGCAAGTCGAAATCATTGTTTGCCTAAACTCTGAGGCTGAG GTCAAAGGACAGACATATTGGCCTGGAGAAGTAGGCAGCAGTTGTGATTATGGGCAGATAACCATCTCCCTGCATAGCTGTCGTGATGCAGGGTCTCCAGTGTCGTTGCAACGAGTTTTGCATGCCACACACCGGACTTCCAAAGTGACAAGGGTCATAATTCATCTGCAGTTCTTAGGCTGGCCACCAAG TGCCATGCCAGAAAGTCCTGGGCCACTTCTGCAATTCATATCAGAAGTGCATACGTTCCAGCGACAGCAAAGAAATAAATTAAGAGCAATTGTGGTACAGTGTGTTCCTGGCTTGGGCAGATCTACAGTGTTTTCAATATTATCTGCTTATATGAGGGAATTGCATTCAA aTGGCATATTATTAGACTTGACGTCCCTGTTGGTGGAACTCTCGAGGCAGCGGAGAGGTGGAATCCAGGACAAAGAtcatctctacttcctcttctcagCAGCTTTGTACTACTCCCAGGATGTTCTCATGAAAC